CACAAATTAAAAGCGTAAATGATTACAATTATAAGTACTACTCGTGATCTTCAAAACCACTcgaaattttaaataaagaatagCATTTCTCACATTAAATTGACtggaactatatatatatatatatatatgacttacCAAAACTTTCATGCTCTTCAATCATGTGTATCAAAGGTTCATATATGTCAAGGTAAAAGATCCTAGCGCCTTGACTTGCTATACTTAGTTGCATGaaattcaaatcattttgaAGTAATCGATTGTAATCTCTTGCCACTGAGGAATACTGTTCTAGACAACGTCGTTGGAGATGATCATGAATAACAGTACTACTGTTGGAAAAAAGAGTGATGACTGCCGGCAAACAGCCCAATGTAGGTAGCCCAGCCACCAATATCTTTCGCGCCCCTTCGTCCCACAAAccctacaaataaaaaaaaaataaaaaataaaaaaaaaaattcacaaaaatgtgtttaattatttgttttagagcatataattaattaatgcttaattataaatatatatatataacccatGAAGTACCTGTATCAACTCTTTACAGTGTTGAAGCAAGAATTGCTGGTAACTCGAGACGGTATAGCTCTTTCTTCTGGTTGGTAGAGCAAAATAGTTGACTACGAAGTCGTTTGAACCGGCACTAACGACGAACAATGCATTATTGATAAGATTTTTGGTTCTTTGCTTTCCTGTAGCAGACTCCAGCCTTTTATTGTAGTCCCTGAAATATTCCAGTTGCTTTGATATTGGAATTACGTTCTGAAACACAAAGTATACCCACTCAAATGAATTAGTTATTCAATTTCCACATAATTAATTAGCAtacatgtattatatatatatacacaatattattacaaaagaacaaaatttaaagttgcagaaaaagttaaaacacctattattttataatcggAATTGATTTGTACAGTTCTAAAATATACAAAGTCtaatacacttttttttttaaaaatagataaatccaaaactcataaaaatcaTACTTTTTAATGGAAGGTCCcactattttaaaaagaatgttgtgGGAAACTTGTACCTCTTAAAATTTTATCTaacattatttcttttataattatgatgaCTAGAAATTGAATTTGACTAAAATTAACTAGAAACTATGTGAATCACTCTCACGATCAATCTATGGAATCATGGAAGCTgagagaattatatatatatatatatatacatatatatatacaagttatagaaaaatgtttttccttttgacAAATAACTCTCTTACACATGCCAACGTTAAATTGCTTATCTTGTAAAAGATAGGTCATATATGCCATGCATCAATATCGATCATACTGAAAAAACCAGAAGACAGTGATGGCCGCATGGCATTCCATGCAGGTCATAAAAGTGTTATCAAATTCACATATATTTTGTGCTCTGATGTGTGTACGATCTACATAATATTTTCTATCGTTttctatggagagagagagagagagagagagagagagagagagagagagagagttgcgcAATTACAGTTAGCATTGGTGTAAGTGGATCATATCCAGTGCCGGCTGAGGCAAAACTGACTCCTGTCATCAGCTCCCTCATGCTAAGAGTTGGGTCCAGGTATGGTGGCACATCCTCCTTTATACCAACATAGGAAGCTGTACCAGATCGATACATTAACCCATAGTAAATCAGTGACGTCAATTCATTTCACGTTCATAAACAACACTGTTGagttttggcttgatttcctgctgaaaatgtaTTGTTTGGGGCTTGGCTTGACTGTGGCTCGACCGTGACTCGACCGTGGCTCAAGCTaaggttccgctcgacctccgctcgaccgtccgcttgagcgaactcatccagagagttctgctcgacctccgctcgagcgaactcatccagagagttccgctcgacttccgctcgactgtccgctcgaacgaaatcttccagagagtttcgcTCAACCTtcgctcgactgtccgctcgagcgagaatgcaaccctaacgtgcgctcgacacttcgctcgacgtccgctcgagcgaatattcTGATTAGCGCCTtgtgctataaatacatcattttctcttcattttgaagagccctcagcagccaagttagagagagttttgagaatccttttgtatacaatcctaagagtccattgagtgtattggagttttaggattaaggatttttttttgtgatcaatactcttgtactccatctttgttcatagtgaaatttgttgaaaccgaccccgatagtggacgtaggctcacattgagctgaaccatttaaatcttggtgttctttgtgtgatcatcatttcttttgttgcttCCGTTATTATTTGcttcaacttagcctttgtttgttcggtccattcccaacaaacTGGTAGCAGAGCGTTAAGCTCTTTGAAATCTTGAGGAATGGctatggcaaagtttgaagtggagaaattcgACGGTCAAAACAGCTTTAACTTGTGGCGCATCAAGATGAAGGCTTTGTTACAACAACAAGGCTTGTCGAAAGCTTTGGAGGGGAAGGTATCCGAGGATTCTCTTGCACCGtcaagagaagaagatgagaaggcacaTAGTGCCATTTTGTTATCACTATCAgatggagttttgagggaggttgcTGATGAGGAGACCGCTTCTGGTCTTGGTCCAAGCTTGAGAGCTTGTATATGAAAAAGTCGCTAACCAAccgtttgtatttgaagcagCGACTATACACTCTCAAGATGAGGGAAGGTACTCCTATTTCCGATCATctaaatgaatttaataaaattattatagatctaaggaatattgatattaagcttgatgatgaggatcaagcattaattttgttgtgttcgttgccggtatcatttgaaagttttgtgagctcaatgttgtatggtagagataccatctccttggtagatgtaaaatctgctttgaattctaaggagttgagaacaaaattgtGTGTACAAGGCACGAATAATCAAGCCAATGGtttgtttgtgaaatattccTCTGGTGGTAGATCTAATGGAAGAGGTTCGGATTATGGTGGGAGTAGTTCTAGTAGTAGCtctaaatttaacaagaaaaatgttaaatgtcactACTGTCATAGATTTGGTCATTACAGGAATGAGTGTCCCAGATTGAAGGAGGAAAGTAAAGGTTCCTCCAATGTTGTTAGCGTTGAACAATCTAACAACTCTGATATTGTCCTAGCAGTCAGCGGCTCTAATGGTCACTTTGGTAACAAGTGGGTCATGGATTCAGCTTGTACATTCCATATGTGTTCCAGGATAGATTGGTTCACTACCTATGAATCAATCAACGGTAACTCCGTTTTGGTTGGAAATGATATGGCTTGTgatattgttgggattggttcagtTGAGATTAAGATGTATGATGGAATCGTTAGAACCTTGTCTAACGTTCGGCATATtccatctttgaagaaaaatcttatatctttggGCATTCTTGACTCCTTTGGTTACCAGTATTCAGTTGGAGGTGGAGTCATTCGGGTCTACAAGGGCTTTTCGGTGGTAATGACAGGGAAGAAGACAgatggtctttattttcttcagggCAGTACAGTGATTGGTGGAGCACCTTCAGATGTTCCAGATTCAGGTATTACtcatttatggcgcatgtgattGTGCCATATGGATGAATGAATATGGTCATTTATGAGTAGGCAATTTTTTGCTTTGTGTAATCAGAAGACAGAAAAacttgatttgtttgtttgcattgtattcttGTAAAGCAGTGCTGAATCAGGTTTACTGGAGTTTATGTCTTTATGATTTTTTGGGGGTACATCTAGTGTGATGTGGTGCCCTGtttgtactcatatttgttgatgACCATTTGAAGAAGAGTCTGGATTTGTTTATCTTTGTTTTgtgatgtgtttgatgtgttcaagCATTTGTGAAGGCTAGTGATCTACAGACAAGAAGGTAGAGCGTTGTTCATACCATACAGTTGGGTCCACTCCACAGAAATGGAGTAGCTGAATGAAATGAGACGGACTCTAGTGTGAGAGCCCGTAGTATGCTTTTGGATTTGCCAGGCTTGTCTACAGACTTGGGTGAAGCGGTCAACACAACTTGCTATTGggtgaaccttctcttctttacaatttgtttttcagttgttgtTTCCACAGGAAAGGAGAGCATGGTTATAGCAAGAAGGTGGAGTTGCTGGGAGAGCTTCACAACAGAGTGCAGGTGGTACTCTAGATGATGCTATTGaaattaagtatgattttgattttggcatTGGCGTACAGTGAGAGCAAGTCTACAGTTTCATCTGGTAGATAGAGGAGACAGTTTAGTCACCTTTGGGATATGCTCATGCAGACTTTAAGGTGTTCTTACTTTGGCAGAGAATATTTGTTGTTAGCCTCCGTGTGTATTCAGAAGCCGTTGTTCAAGTAAGCAGTCTGTTCAGTGGTGCGTTGTCTTTTGTGTGAAGAGGTTGATTCTTCATTAGGACCAAGGTTGTGATTTGGTCAAGTTGTCTATGGTGTTGAAGACTTTTGGGTGGAAATTGAGTTCTTCAAGGATAGACGTTGTGTTCGGGGTTTTGTGATTCCCCTTTGGTGATTTGTTGGTGGGAATCGATTTCTTGGTTAATGGTTTTTTGTTTAGGCTTGACGGAATTCAAGCCAAGGTGaagatttgttgagttttggcttgatttcctgctgaaaataTATTGTTTGAGGCTTGGCTTGACTGTTGCTTGACTGTGGCTTGACTGTGGCTCGACCGTGGCTCAAGCTaaggttccgctcgacctccgctcgaccgtccgctcgagcgaactcatccagagagttccgctcgacctctgctcgacagtccgctcgagcgaactcatccagagagttccgctcgac
This genomic interval from Carya illinoinensis cultivar Pawnee chromosome 10, C.illinoinensisPawnee_v1, whole genome shotgun sequence contains the following:
- the LOC122279887 gene encoding GDSL esterase/lipase At5g45960-like, which encodes MEASFKHKLPLTLALLSFLHFSGIISINAQGLSKHGTLNKNISALLVFGDSTVDSGNNNFVSTIFKSNFPPYGREFPNQIPTGRFTDGRLFTDFIASYVGIKEDVPPYLDPTLSMRELMTGVSFASAGTGYDPLTPMLTNVIPISKQLEYFRDYNKRLESATGKQRTKNLINNALFVVSAGSNDFVVNYFALPTRRKSYTVSSYQQFLLQHCKELIQGLWDEGARKILVAGLPTLGCLPAVITLFSNSSTVIHDHLQRRCLEQYSSVARDYNRLLQNDLNFMQLSIASQGARIFYLDIYEPLIHMIEEHESFGFDETNVGCCGTGYLEASFLCNPKSYVCSDASKYVFWDSLHPTEKAYYNVFNGTIRPIIDLIINN